A window from Citrus sinensis cultivar Valencia sweet orange chromosome 3, DVS_A1.0, whole genome shotgun sequence encodes these proteins:
- the LOC102609570 gene encoding pentatricopeptide repeat-containing protein At3g16010, whose translation MMVLGSIASKRCISTLSCLCQRIKQTENEIVHMFQLSGPIDEMRNFPVSKKFARKDTSARKLDERFIRILKIFKWGPDAEKALEVLKMRVDHRLVHQVLNIDVEINVKIQFFKWAGRRRNFEHNSTTYMALIRCLDETRMIGVMWKSIQDMVRSTCVMGPSVLSEIVNILGKAKMVNKALSIFYQIKSRKCKPTANTYNSMILMLMQEGYYEKIHELYNEMCNEGNCFPDTVTYSALISAFGKLGRDISAIRLFDEMKENGLQPTAKIYTTLVSIYFKLGEVEKALGLVQEMKGKGCALTVYTYTELIKGLGRAGRVEDAYGLFMNMLKEGCKPDIVLINNLINVLGRAGRLEDALKLFNKMEALQCKPNVVTYNTVIKSLFESKAPASEASAWFEKMKANGVLPSPFTYSILIDGFCKTNRVEKAHLLLEEMEEKGFPPCPAAYCSLINGYGKAKRYEAANELFLELKEYCGCSSARVYAVMIKHFGKCGRLSDAVDLFNEMKKLRCKPDVYTYNALMSGMVRAGMIDDAYSLLRRMEEDGCVPDINSHNIILNGLAKSGGPKRAMEIFTKMQHSEIKPDAVSYNTILGCLSRAGMFEEAARLMKDMNAKGFEYDQITYSSILEAVGKVDEDRNPTL comes from the exons ATGATGGTTTTGGGATCAATTGCTAGTAAACGGTGTATATCAACTTTGTCTTGTCTTTGTCAGAGGATTAAACAAACAg AAAATGAGATAGTGCACATGTTTCAGTTGTCTGGTCCAATAGATGAAATGAGAAACTTCCCTGTTAGTAAGAAGTTCGCAAGGAAGGATACATCGGCTAGAAAATTGGATGAAAGATTTATtaggattttgaaaatattcaaGTGGGGTCCTGATGCTGAAAAGGCTTTAGAAGTGCTAAAGATGAGAGTGGATCATCGGTTGGTTCATCAAGTTCTTAATATAGATGTTGagataaatgttaaaattcaGTTTTTCAAATGGGCTGGGAGGAGAAGGAATTTTGAGCACAATTCTACCACCTACATGGCTTTGATCCGTTGTCTGGATGAAACTAGGATGATTGGTGTAATGTGGAAGTCAATTCAAGATATGGTTAGAAGTACATGTGTTATGGGTCCATCTGTTTTATCTGAAATTGTGAATATTTTGGGCAAGGCTAAAATGGTGAATAAAGCTCTGTCCATATTTTACCAGATCAAGAGTCGCAAGTGCAAACCAACAGCAAACACTTACAACTCTATGATATTGATGTTGATGCAAGAAGGTTATTATGAGAAGATTCATGAGCTTTATAATGAGATGTGTAATGAGGGAAACTGTTTTCCAGACACGGTAACATACAGTGCCCTTATATCGGCATTTGGGAAATTGGGTCGCGATATTTCTGCAATTAGGTTGTTTGATGAGATGAAGGAGAATGGCTTACAGCCCACTGCAAAGATTTATACAACCTTAGTAagtatatatttcaaactgGGTGAGGTTGAGAAAGCTCTAGGTCTAGTCCAGGAAATGAAAGGAAAGGGTTGTGCCTTAACTGTCTATACTTACACAGAATTGATTAAAGGGCTTGGTAGAGCTGGCAGGGTTGAAGATGCCTATGGTTTATTTATGAACATGCTGAAAGAAGGCTGTAAGCCTGATATTGTGCTCATAAACAATTTGATTAATGTTTTGGGCAGGGCTGGACGCTTGGAAGATGCTCTTAAACTCTTCAACAAAATGGAAGCTTTGCAGTGTAAACCTAATGTGGTCACATATAACACTGTAATTAAATCGTTATTTGAATCCAAAGCTCCAGCCTCTGAGGCATCTGCATGGTTTGAAAAGATGAAGGCAAATGGTGTTCTTCCCAGCCCATTTACTTATTCAATTCTCATTGATGGTTTTTGCAAAACAAACAGAGTTGAGAAAGCTCACTTGCTGCTTGAAGAGATGGAGGAAAAGGGATTTCCTCCATGTCCAGCTGCCTATTGTAGCCTGATCAACGGTTATGGAAAGGCAAAAAGGTACGAAGCTGCAAATGAGTTGTTTCTGGAACTGAAGGAATACTGTGGATGTTCAAGCGCTCGGGTATATGCTGTGATGATCAAACATTTTGGAAAGTGTGGCCGTCTTAGTGATGCTGTGGATCTTTTTAATGAGATGAAGAAACTTAGATGCAAACCGGATGTTTATACTTATAATGCGCTCATGTCAGGAATGGTAAGGGCTGGCATGATTGATGATGCTTATTCCTTGCTTAGAAGAATGGAGGAAGATGGCTGTGTTCCAGACATAAACTCGCATAACATTATCCTAAATGGCTTGGCTAAGTCAGGGGGTCCAAAGCGCGCTATGGAAATTTTTACAAAGATGCAGCATTCTGAGATAAAGCCAGATGCAGTTTCTTACAATACTATTCTTGGTTGTCTCAGCCGGGCTGGTATGTTTGAGGAGGCTGCTAGACTAATGAAAGATATGAATGCAAAAGGTTTTGAATATGACCAGATCACGTACTCGTCAATACTTGAGGCGGTTGGCAAGGTCGATGAAGATCGCAATCCTACCTTGTGA
- the LOC102611484 gene encoding protein PAT1 homolog isoform X1, which yields MEGFDSGGSIGKAPQFGGNSTEDTVFDASQYAFFGKDVVEEVELGGLEDEEDNLPAPAYDEEEFLFDKEEGEVLRSLSDIDDLASTFSKLNTDVSGPRGAGIIGDWGSRESSSAAEWVQGDDYRNLLEQQMLDTEGIPEGKRWSSQPYSFPHITESRPLSRTSSYPEQQQQLLYRTSSYPEQQQQLQHHHHHFSSEPILVPKSSFTSYPPPGGRSQQASPNQHSGHLNVPYVAGGSQLSSSPNLSPFSNSQLQMAGLHHGTQYGGKLPQFAPGLSINSRPANQWANQTGLYARDHSGLVNNMLQQQLSHQNGLMPPQVMQQLQAQQHRLQHPVQPSFGHLPAMQSEVFNSHLSSSPSMMNNFEAVFGLVDSRDLRPKSAQRRNGGWPQFRSKYMMVDEIEGILRIQLAATHSNDPYIDDYYHQACLAKKYASAKLKHHFCPTHLRDLPPRARANTEPHAFLQVDALGRVPFSSIRRPRPLLEVDPPNSQSSGNTEQKITEKPLEEEPMLAARVTIEDGICLLLDVDDIDRFLQFNQTPDGGNQLRRRRQVLLEGLAASLQLLDPYRNNGHTAGHPPRDDLVFLRIVSLPKGRKLLARYLQLLYPGGELMSVVCMAIFRHLRVLFGTLPPDSGAVDTTNNLMRVVISCVHGLDLPALSACLRAVVYSPEQPPLRSLGSAAGDGVTHILMSVLERAAKLLKDPLAAGNYDNSRSDWQVIFNEFFNLLWKYSVSKFESVMQSLRVQVPSDVIDAGEVARAIKREVPVELLEATAPLTTDHQKQLLYEFSQRSLKP from the exons ATGGAAGGGTTTGATAGTGGGGGAAGTATTGGAAAAGCCCCTCAATTTGGTGGAAATTCTACAG AAGATACAGTATTTGATGCATCGCAATATGCATTTTTTGGTAAAGATGTAGTCGAGGAAGTTGAGTTGGGTGGATTAGAGGATGAAGAAGATAATTTGCCGGCACCCGCCTATGATGAAGAGGAGTTTCTCTTTGATAAAGAAGAG GGTGAAGTTTTAAGATCACTATCCGATATTGACGATCTTGCCAGTACATTCTCAAAG TTGAACACagatgttagtggaccaagaGGTGCTGGGATAATTGGTGATTGGGGATCCAGAGAAA GTTCATCTGCTGCTGAATGGGTCCAAGGAGATGATTATCGTAATTTGTTGGAGCAGCAGATGCTCGACACTGAAGGCATTCCAGAGGGGAAACGGTGGTCATCACAACCATATTCTTTTCCTCACATCACAGAATCAAGGCCTCTGAGCAGAACGTCTTCATACCCTGAACAGCAACAGCAGCTTCTGTATAGAACGTCTTCATATCCTGAGCAGCAACAGCAGCTGcaacaccaccaccatcatTTCTCCAGCGAACCAATTCTTGTGCCCAAGTCGTCTTTCACTTCGTATCCTCCCCCAGGTGGTAGATCTCAGCAGGCTTCTCCAAATCAACATTCCGGCCACCTGAATGTTCCATATGTTGCCGGTGGATCCCAATTGTCATCTTCACCAAACCTCTCTCCATTCTCTAACTCTCAGCTGCAAATGGCTGGGTTACATCATGGGACACAGTATGGTGGAAAGTTGCCTCAGTTTGCTCCTGGTCTATCCATTAATAGCCGTCCAGCTAACCAGTGGGCAAACCAGACTGGCTTATATGCTAGAGACCATTCTGGTCTTGTGAACAATATGCTGCAACAACAGCTATCTCATCAAAATGGGTTAATGCCTCCCCAAGTAATGCAGCAATTACAGGCACAGCAGCACAGGCTGCAGCATCCTGTTCAACCATCATTTGGCCATTTACCAGCGATGCAATCTGAAGTATTTAATTCccatctttcttcttctccatcCATGATGAACAACTTTGAGGCAGTGTTTGGCCTGGTTGACTCAAGAGATCTAAGACCGAAATCAGCTCAGAGAAGAAATGGTGGGTGGCCACAGTTTAGATCGAAATATATGATGGTGGATGAAATTGAGGGTATTCTTAGAATTCAGCTTGCAGCAACACACAGTAATGACCCATACATTGATGATTATTACCACCAGGCCTGTCTGGCCAAAAAATATGCTAGTGCAAAGCTTAAACATCATTTCTGCCCAACACACTTGAGGGATCTTCCTCCACGAGCACGTGCAAACACTGAGCCACATGCTTTTCTCCAGGTTGATGCTCTTGGGAGGGTTCCATTCTCTTCAATTCGTAGGCCTCGCCCTCTTCTTGAAGTTGATCCTCCAAATTCACAGAGTTCTGGAAACACGGAGCAGAAAATTACTGAGAAGCCCCTGGAGGAGGAACCAATGCTTGCAGCTCGAGTGACAATTGAAGATGGTATTTGCCTTCTCCTTGATGTAGATGATATTGATCGTTTTCTACAGTTCAATCAGACCCCAGATGGTGGAAACCAGTTGAGACGGAGGCGGCAAGTCCTGCTGGAAGGGTTGGCAGCCTCACTTCAATTGCTTGACCCATATCGCAATAATGGCCACACAGCTGGGCATCCTCCCAGGGATGATCTTGTGTTCTTACGAATAGTCTCTCTGCCCAAGGGCCGAAAACTCCTGGCAAGGTACCTTCAGCTTCTCTATCCAGGTGGTGAGCTCATGAGTGTAGTCTGCATGGCCATTTTTCGTCATTTAAGGGTTTTATTTGGAACTCTGCCCCCTGACTCGGGTGCAGTTGATACTACAAATAACCTAATGAGGGTTGTTATATCATGTGTTCATGGATTGGATCTTCCTGCACTTAGTGCCTGCCTTCGAGCAGTGGTTTATTCCCCAGAGCAGCCCCCACTTCGTTCTCTTGGAAGTGCGGCCGGGGATGGGGTTACCCATATCTTAATGTCAGTACTTGAGAGGGCAGCTAAACTTTTGAAAGATCCCCTTGCAGCTGGCAATTATGATAATAGTCGCTCAGATTGGCAGGTCATATTTAATGAATTCTTTAACCTTCTCTGGAAGTATTCAGTAAGCAAATTTGAAAGTGTCATGCAGTCCCTACGAGTGCAAGTACCATCTGATGTTATTGATGCAGGGGAAGTTGCCAGAGCTATTAAGAGGGAAGTGCCAGTTGAACTCTTAGAGGCAACTGCCCCTCTCACTACAGATCACCAGAAGCAGTTGTTATATGAGTTTTCTCAGAGGTCCTTGAAACCTTGA
- the LOC102611484 gene encoding protein PAT1 homolog isoform X2 has translation MEGFDSGGSIGKAPQFGGNSTDTVFDASQYAFFGKDVVEEVELGGLEDEEDNLPAPAYDEEEFLFDKEEGEVLRSLSDIDDLASTFSKLNTDVSGPRGAGIIGDWGSRESSSAAEWVQGDDYRNLLEQQMLDTEGIPEGKRWSSQPYSFPHITESRPLSRTSSYPEQQQQLLYRTSSYPEQQQQLQHHHHHFSSEPILVPKSSFTSYPPPGGRSQQASPNQHSGHLNVPYVAGGSQLSSSPNLSPFSNSQLQMAGLHHGTQYGGKLPQFAPGLSINSRPANQWANQTGLYARDHSGLVNNMLQQQLSHQNGLMPPQVMQQLQAQQHRLQHPVQPSFGHLPAMQSEVFNSHLSSSPSMMNNFEAVFGLVDSRDLRPKSAQRRNGGWPQFRSKYMMVDEIEGILRIQLAATHSNDPYIDDYYHQACLAKKYASAKLKHHFCPTHLRDLPPRARANTEPHAFLQVDALGRVPFSSIRRPRPLLEVDPPNSQSSGNTEQKITEKPLEEEPMLAARVTIEDGICLLLDVDDIDRFLQFNQTPDGGNQLRRRRQVLLEGLAASLQLLDPYRNNGHTAGHPPRDDLVFLRIVSLPKGRKLLARYLQLLYPGGELMSVVCMAIFRHLRVLFGTLPPDSGAVDTTNNLMRVVISCVHGLDLPALSACLRAVVYSPEQPPLRSLGSAAGDGVTHILMSVLERAAKLLKDPLAAGNYDNSRSDWQVIFNEFFNLLWKYSVSKFESVMQSLRVQVPSDVIDAGEVARAIKREVPVELLEATAPLTTDHQKQLLYEFSQRSLKP, from the exons ATGGAAGGGTTTGATAGTGGGGGAAGTATTGGAAAAGCCCCTCAATTTGGTGGAAATTCTACAG ATACAGTATTTGATGCATCGCAATATGCATTTTTTGGTAAAGATGTAGTCGAGGAAGTTGAGTTGGGTGGATTAGAGGATGAAGAAGATAATTTGCCGGCACCCGCCTATGATGAAGAGGAGTTTCTCTTTGATAAAGAAGAG GGTGAAGTTTTAAGATCACTATCCGATATTGACGATCTTGCCAGTACATTCTCAAAG TTGAACACagatgttagtggaccaagaGGTGCTGGGATAATTGGTGATTGGGGATCCAGAGAAA GTTCATCTGCTGCTGAATGGGTCCAAGGAGATGATTATCGTAATTTGTTGGAGCAGCAGATGCTCGACACTGAAGGCATTCCAGAGGGGAAACGGTGGTCATCACAACCATATTCTTTTCCTCACATCACAGAATCAAGGCCTCTGAGCAGAACGTCTTCATACCCTGAACAGCAACAGCAGCTTCTGTATAGAACGTCTTCATATCCTGAGCAGCAACAGCAGCTGcaacaccaccaccatcatTTCTCCAGCGAACCAATTCTTGTGCCCAAGTCGTCTTTCACTTCGTATCCTCCCCCAGGTGGTAGATCTCAGCAGGCTTCTCCAAATCAACATTCCGGCCACCTGAATGTTCCATATGTTGCCGGTGGATCCCAATTGTCATCTTCACCAAACCTCTCTCCATTCTCTAACTCTCAGCTGCAAATGGCTGGGTTACATCATGGGACACAGTATGGTGGAAAGTTGCCTCAGTTTGCTCCTGGTCTATCCATTAATAGCCGTCCAGCTAACCAGTGGGCAAACCAGACTGGCTTATATGCTAGAGACCATTCTGGTCTTGTGAACAATATGCTGCAACAACAGCTATCTCATCAAAATGGGTTAATGCCTCCCCAAGTAATGCAGCAATTACAGGCACAGCAGCACAGGCTGCAGCATCCTGTTCAACCATCATTTGGCCATTTACCAGCGATGCAATCTGAAGTATTTAATTCccatctttcttcttctccatcCATGATGAACAACTTTGAGGCAGTGTTTGGCCTGGTTGACTCAAGAGATCTAAGACCGAAATCAGCTCAGAGAAGAAATGGTGGGTGGCCACAGTTTAGATCGAAATATATGATGGTGGATGAAATTGAGGGTATTCTTAGAATTCAGCTTGCAGCAACACACAGTAATGACCCATACATTGATGATTATTACCACCAGGCCTGTCTGGCCAAAAAATATGCTAGTGCAAAGCTTAAACATCATTTCTGCCCAACACACTTGAGGGATCTTCCTCCACGAGCACGTGCAAACACTGAGCCACATGCTTTTCTCCAGGTTGATGCTCTTGGGAGGGTTCCATTCTCTTCAATTCGTAGGCCTCGCCCTCTTCTTGAAGTTGATCCTCCAAATTCACAGAGTTCTGGAAACACGGAGCAGAAAATTACTGAGAAGCCCCTGGAGGAGGAACCAATGCTTGCAGCTCGAGTGACAATTGAAGATGGTATTTGCCTTCTCCTTGATGTAGATGATATTGATCGTTTTCTACAGTTCAATCAGACCCCAGATGGTGGAAACCAGTTGAGACGGAGGCGGCAAGTCCTGCTGGAAGGGTTGGCAGCCTCACTTCAATTGCTTGACCCATATCGCAATAATGGCCACACAGCTGGGCATCCTCCCAGGGATGATCTTGTGTTCTTACGAATAGTCTCTCTGCCCAAGGGCCGAAAACTCCTGGCAAGGTACCTTCAGCTTCTCTATCCAGGTGGTGAGCTCATGAGTGTAGTCTGCATGGCCATTTTTCGTCATTTAAGGGTTTTATTTGGAACTCTGCCCCCTGACTCGGGTGCAGTTGATACTACAAATAACCTAATGAGGGTTGTTATATCATGTGTTCATGGATTGGATCTTCCTGCACTTAGTGCCTGCCTTCGAGCAGTGGTTTATTCCCCAGAGCAGCCCCCACTTCGTTCTCTTGGAAGTGCGGCCGGGGATGGGGTTACCCATATCTTAATGTCAGTACTTGAGAGGGCAGCTAAACTTTTGAAAGATCCCCTTGCAGCTGGCAATTATGATAATAGTCGCTCAGATTGGCAGGTCATATTTAATGAATTCTTTAACCTTCTCTGGAAGTATTCAGTAAGCAAATTTGAAAGTGTCATGCAGTCCCTACGAGTGCAAGTACCATCTGATGTTATTGATGCAGGGGAAGTTGCCAGAGCTATTAAGAGGGAAGTGCCAGTTGAACTCTTAGAGGCAACTGCCCCTCTCACTACAGATCACCAGAAGCAGTTGTTATATGAGTTTTCTCAGAGGTCCTTGAAACCTTGA